The window GATCTCGGCGCCGACATCGATGTCGAGCTCGGGGTCGAACGGCTGGAAGCGCATCAGATCTGCGCCCTGCCCCGCGATCTGCCCCTGCTCGAGCGACGTGGCGACCCGTGCTGCTGCGCCGAAGTTGGGGTCGATGGCGAGCAGGACCCGCGACGCGGACGGGGTGACCTGGATGACACGTCCGACGAGTCCGTCCTGGTTGATGACCGGCATGTCCCGGGCGACGCCGTCGTTGCTGCCCACGGCGAGCGTGACGACCAGCTCGTAGTTCGACGGCGCCTGTGCGACGACCCTCGCGGGGATGACCTCGAAGCCGGTGCGTTCCTGCATCCCGAGCAGCTCACGGAGCTCGTCGTTCTCGGCGAGGAGGTCGTCGAACGAGCGGCGGCGCTCCTCGAGCTCAGCCAGCCGGGCGCGCAGGCGCTCGTTCTCTTCCCGTAGCGAGAACACGTTGCTGACCGAGTCGATGGCGTCCCCGACGGGAC of the Actinomycetota bacterium genome contains:
- the mreC gene encoding rod shape-determining protein MreC: MYQRRRARVLLAILVLVALVLVTIDFRSGSEGPLDRLRSIATSVFGPIQDGLATIIRPVGDAIDSVSNVFSLREENERLRARLAELEERRRSFDDLLAENDELRELLGMQERTGFEVIPARVVAQAPSNYELVVTLAVGSNDGVARDMPVINQDGLVGRVIQVTPSASRVLLAIDPNFGAAARVATSLEQGQIAGQGADLMRFQPFDPELDIDVGAEIVTSSYSNGIFPSGIPIGSVASVGETTTLLTRDVLVRPYVDFTSLNIVLVVKHAPIEEPPPLEGPVDGEFTPPDLPDPSPSPEPTATSTATETGQ